One window of Cryobacterium arcticum genomic DNA carries:
- the coaE gene encoding dephospho-CoA kinase, giving the protein MYLIGLTGGIASGKSTVAKRFGEHGAVVIDADQLARAAVAPGTDALAHVIEVFGDEVANADGSLNRAALGAIVFGNPAALNLLNQIVHPAVRALSAQAIDAAERANPHVVVVYDVPLLVEASVGHPFDLIVVVHADAETRVRRMVELRGMNEADARSRIAAQAGDDERLAVADAVIDSTGSLDATLSQVDRLWKRKLRSQHDAHPEATEAAADPSVGGAP; this is encoded by the coding sequence GTGTACTTGATTGGGTTGACCGGCGGGATCGCATCGGGGAAGAGCACCGTGGCCAAGCGCTTCGGCGAGCACGGCGCAGTGGTGATCGACGCCGACCAGCTGGCCAGAGCGGCCGTCGCACCGGGCACGGATGCGCTGGCGCACGTGATCGAGGTCTTCGGAGACGAGGTCGCCAACGCCGACGGCAGCCTCAACCGGGCGGCCCTCGGCGCCATCGTCTTCGGCAACCCGGCGGCGCTCAACCTGCTCAACCAGATCGTGCACCCCGCCGTAAGAGCCCTGTCCGCGCAGGCCATCGACGCGGCCGAGCGGGCCAACCCGCATGTCGTCGTGGTCTACGACGTGCCCCTGCTGGTCGAGGCCTCCGTCGGCCACCCCTTCGACCTCATCGTCGTCGTGCACGCCGATGCCGAAACCCGGGTGCGCCGCATGGTGGAGCTGCGCGGCATGAACGAAGCCGACGCGCGCAGCCGCATCGCCGCGCAGGCCGGGGACGACGAGCGCCTGGCCGTGGCCGACGCCGTCATCGACTCGACCGGGTCCCTCGACGCCACCCTCAGCCAGGTGGACAGGCTGTGGAAACGCAAGCTGCGTTCCCAACACGACGCCCACCCGGAGGCGACCGAGGCGGCCGCCGACCCGAGTGTCGGTGGGGCTCCTTAG
- the rpsA gene encoding 30S ribosomal protein S1 gives MTIATTERAPKQVAINDIGSAEDFLAAVEKTLKFFNDGDLIEGTVVKIDRDEVLLDVGYKTEGVIPSRELSIKHDVDPSEVVKVGDLVEALVLQKEDKEGRLILSKKRAQYERAWGDVEKIKESDGVVTGSVIEVVKGGLIVDIGLRGFLPASLIELRRVRDLTPYLGQEIEAKILELDKNRNNVVLSRRALLEQTQSESRTTFLNNLQKGQVRKGVVSSIVNFGAFVDLGGVDGLVHVSELSWKHIEHASEVVEVGQEVTVEILEVDLDRERVSLSLKATQEDPWQVFARTHAIGQVAPGKVTKLVPFGAFVRVAEGIEGLVHISELSGKHVELAEQVVSVGDEVFVKVIDIDLERRRISLSLKQANDGVDPEGTEFDPALYGMLTEYDDQGNYKYPEGFDPETNEWREGFETQREKWEQDYAAAQARWEAHKKQVASANDEIIAPGDVASAAGNSFSSETAGAGTLADDEALAALREKLSSNN, from the coding sequence ATGACAATCGCAACGACCGAACGGGCACCCAAGCAGGTCGCCATCAACGACATCGGATCTGCTGAAGACTTCCTTGCCGCGGTCGAAAAGACTCTGAAATTCTTCAACGACGGAGACCTCATCGAGGGCACCGTTGTGAAGATCGACCGCGACGAGGTCCTCCTCGACGTCGGCTACAAGACCGAGGGTGTCATCCCCTCCCGCGAACTTTCCATCAAGCACGACGTTGACCCTTCCGAGGTTGTCAAGGTCGGCGACCTGGTCGAGGCCCTCGTTCTTCAGAAGGAAGACAAAGAAGGCCGTCTCATCCTGTCGAAGAAGCGCGCTCAGTACGAGCGTGCATGGGGCGACGTCGAGAAGATCAAGGAATCCGACGGAGTTGTCACCGGATCGGTCATCGAGGTCGTCAAGGGCGGTCTCATCGTCGACATCGGCCTGCGTGGCTTCCTGCCCGCGTCGCTCATCGAGCTTCGCCGTGTCCGCGACCTGACCCCGTACCTGGGCCAGGAGATCGAGGCCAAGATCCTCGAACTCGACAAGAACCGCAACAACGTGGTCCTGTCGCGTCGCGCACTGCTCGAGCAGACCCAGTCCGAGAGCCGCACCACCTTCCTCAACAACCTCCAGAAGGGACAGGTCCGCAAGGGCGTCGTCTCGTCGATCGTCAACTTCGGTGCGTTCGTCGACCTGGGTGGCGTTGACGGTCTGGTTCACGTCTCCGAGCTCAGCTGGAAGCACATCGAGCACGCCAGCGAGGTCGTCGAGGTCGGTCAGGAAGTCACCGTCGAGATCCTCGAGGTCGACCTGGACCGCGAGCGCGTGTCCCTGTCGCTCAAGGCCACGCAGGAAGACCCGTGGCAGGTCTTCGCCCGCACCCACGCCATCGGCCAGGTTGCACCGGGTAAGGTCACCAAGCTCGTTCCCTTCGGTGCGTTCGTTCGCGTCGCAGAGGGCATCGAGGGCCTCGTGCACATCTCCGAGCTGTCCGGCAAGCACGTTGAGCTCGCCGAGCAGGTTGTCTCGGTCGGCGACGAGGTGTTCGTCAAGGTCATCGACATCGACCTGGAGCGTCGCCGCATCTCGCTGAGCCTCAAGCAGGCCAACGATGGTGTCGACCCCGAGGGCACAGAGTTCGACCCGGCACTCTACGGAATGCTCACCGAGTACGACGACCAGGGCAACTACAAGTACCCCGAGGGCTTCGACCCGGAGACCAACGAGTGGCGCGAAGGCTTCGAGACCCAGCGCGAGAAGTGGGAGCAGGACTACGCTGCAGCCCAGGCTCGCTGGGAAGCTCACAAGAAGCAGGTCGCATCCGCGAACGACGAGATCATCGCTCCCGGCGATGTCGCGTCCGCAGCTGGCAACTCGTTCTCCAGCGAGACCGCCGGAGCCGGCACCCTCGCCGACGACGAGGCGCTTGCCGCCCTGCGCGAGAAGCTCAGCAGCAACAACTAG